In Desulfovibrio sp. 86, the following proteins share a genomic window:
- a CDS encoding fumarate hydratase: protein MKEITTEEISRAVARLAVDACCLLPDDVAVGLARARQEESSPIGQAILEQLQENAALARAENMPICQDTGLAVVFASVGQDVRIVGGDFESAIHEGVRRGYTQGYLRKSCVAEPLFERKNTGDNTPAVIHTRIVPGDVLRLRLAPKGAGSENKSLLRMLVPADGIDGVRRVVLEAVKAAGPSACPPMVVGVGIGGTMEVAALCAKRAAARDLESRNADGRYAALEEELLDLVNSTGIGPQGFGGLVTALKVHVEWAPTHIASLPVAVNINCHAARHAEVAL from the coding sequence ATGAAAGAAATCACTACCGAGGAAATATCGCGGGCAGTGGCCCGCCTGGCCGTGGACGCCTGCTGTTTGTTGCCCGACGACGTGGCGGTGGGACTGGCCCGCGCCAGACAGGAGGAATCTTCGCCCATTGGGCAGGCCATCCTGGAACAGTTGCAGGAAAATGCCGCCCTGGCCAGGGCCGAGAACATGCCCATCTGCCAGGACACGGGCCTGGCCGTGGTCTTTGCCAGCGTGGGGCAGGACGTGCGCATTGTGGGCGGGGATTTTGAATCGGCCATCCATGAGGGCGTACGTCGCGGCTACACGCAAGGGTATCTGCGTAAATCCTGCGTGGCGGAGCCGCTGTTCGAGCGCAAAAATACCGGGGACAATACCCCGGCTGTCATCCATACGCGCATTGTGCCTGGCGACGTCCTGCGCCTGCGGCTGGCGCCCAAGGGGGCGGGGTCGGAGAACAAAAGCCTGCTCAGGATGCTGGTGCCCGCCGACGGGATCGACGGCGTGCGCCGGGTGGTTCTGGAGGCCGTCAAGGCCGCCGGGCCCAGCGCCTGCCCGCCCATGGTGGTTGGCGTGGGTATTGGCGGCACTATGGAAGTGGCCGCGCTCTGCGCCAAACGCGCCGCCGCCCGCGACCTTGAAAGCCGTAATGCCGATGGCCGTTACGCCGCGCTGGAAGAAGAACTGCTTGACCTGGTCAACAGCACGGGCATTGGCCCGCAGGGATTCGGCGGCCTTGTGACGGCGCTCAAGGTACATGTGGAGTGGGCTCCCACGCATATTGCAAGCCTGCCCGTGGCCGTGAACATCAATTGCCATGCGGCGCGTCACGCCGAAGTGGCGCTATAG
- a CDS encoding ATP-binding cassette domain-containing protein yields the protein MISLRLYKSFKNAAVPFSLDVDYEIGGDHKNVVLFGPSGSGKSLTMQCLAGLVRPDSGHILLGGRTLYDGNNNVFVPAQRRKIGYMFQDYALFPHLTLLQNVAYSGTGLWPWRVCAAQQRRAQDMLERFGIGHLARSLPSQLSGGQRQRAALARALNADPELLLLDEPFSALDPLLRERLREELLELMADLTIPAVIITHDPGDVDVFAGSLILYEHGHARMVPNYAELRRDFDSPGRCLRYLQEQGQEQGQEQRQDICMGKSH from the coding sequence ATGATTTCCCTGCGTTTGTACAAGAGCTTCAAAAACGCGGCAGTGCCTTTCAGCCTGGACGTGGACTATGAGATCGGCGGGGATCACAAGAATGTGGTGCTCTTCGGGCCTTCCGGTTCGGGTAAAAGCCTGACCATGCAGTGCCTTGCCGGTCTGGTGCGCCCGGATTCCGGCCATATACTTCTTGGCGGCCGCACGCTGTACGATGGAAACAACAATGTCTTTGTGCCCGCCCAGCGGCGCAAAATCGGTTACATGTTTCAGGATTACGCCCTGTTTCCGCATCTGACCCTTTTGCAGAATGTGGCCTACAGCGGCACCGGCCTCTGGCCGTGGCGCGTGTGCGCGGCACAGCAGCGGCGCGCCCAGGACATGCTCGAGCGGTTCGGCATCGGGCATCTGGCCCGCAGCCTGCCTTCACAGCTTTCCGGCGGCCAGCGGCAGCGCGCGGCTTTAGCCCGCGCGCTCAATGCCGATCCGGAGCTTCTGCTGCTGGATGAGCCGTTCTCGGCGCTTGATCCGCTGCTGCGTGAGCGTCTGCGCGAAGAATTGCTGGAACTGATGGCGGATCTCACCATACCTGCGGTGATTATTACGCATGATCCCGGCGATGTGGACGTGTTTGCGGGCAGTCTGATTCTTTATGAGCACGGCCATGCCCGGATGGTGCCCAACTATGCCGAACTGCGGCGCGATTTTGACAGCCCCGGCCGCTGCCTGCGATATTTGCAAGAGCAAGGGCAAGAACAAGGGCAGGAGCAGAGGCAGGATATTTGCATGGGAAAGTCTCACTGA
- the modB gene encoding molybdate ABC transporter permease subunit has product MDFDGISIWSPLELSLRVAGTATLVSFVAATLMAWALARKKGPMPALLDALCTLPLVLPPTVLGYYLILLVGRRGVFGHWLAELGINLIFSWKGAVVAATVVVFPLIYKSARAALEQVDGHLEDAARTLGASEWRVFVSVSLPLAWKGIFAGLMLAFARGMGEFGATLMIAGNIPGKTQTLALAIYDAFQAGNDAQATWLVLVTSLACVGLLMAAELLLKLKRRRR; this is encoded by the coding sequence ATGGACTTTGACGGCATTTCCATCTGGAGCCCGCTGGAGCTTTCGCTCCGGGTGGCTGGCACGGCCACGCTGGTGTCCTTTGTGGCGGCCACGCTCATGGCCTGGGCGCTGGCCCGCAAAAAAGGCCCCATGCCCGCACTGCTGGACGCCCTGTGCACCCTGCCGCTGGTTTTGCCGCCCACGGTGCTTGGCTACTACCTCATCTTGCTGGTGGGGCGGCGAGGGGTGTTCGGCCATTGGCTGGCAGAACTTGGCATCAATCTCATCTTTTCGTGGAAGGGCGCGGTAGTGGCGGCCACGGTGGTGGTGTTTCCGCTTATCTACAAATCCGCCAGAGCGGCCCTGGAACAGGTGGACGGGCACCTGGAAGACGCCGCCCGTACCCTCGGCGCTTCGGAGTGGCGCGTGTTTGTCAGCGTGTCCCTGCCGCTGGCCTGGAAGGGCATTTTTGCCGGGCTTATGCTGGCGTTCGCGCGCGGGATGGGCGAATTCGGCGCGACGCTCATGATTGCGGGCAACATCCCCGGCAAGACCCAGACGCTGGCCCTGGCCATTTATGACGCCTTTCAGGCTGGCAACGACGCGCAGGCCACCTGGCTTGTTCTCGTCACGTCCCTTGCTTGCGTGGGACTGCTCATGGCTGCGGAATTGCTGTTGAAACTGAAAAGGCGGCGGCGATGA
- the modA gene encoding molybdate ABC transporter substrate-binding protein, with protein MKKPFFSRIFLALACTGLLVLPAQAAEMTVSGAASLTNAFTELKGMFEKRHADLKVNVNFAASNPLLKQIQEGAPVDVFASADQATMDKAVAAKVVNPATRVNFAENDLVLIVPAGSKKPPKLDDLKKFKKIAIGNPDSVPVGRYTRDALGNAKLWEAVQPALIQGNSVRQVLDYVARGEVDAGFVYATDAKQMADKVDVVMVVGGHEPVTYPIAVALTGSNPKMGQAFVDFVLSPEGQAVLAKYGFSKP; from the coding sequence ATGAAAAAACCGTTCTTTTCACGCATTTTTCTTGCTCTGGCTTGTACAGGACTGCTGGTTCTTCCCGCGCAGGCAGCTGAAATGACCGTTTCAGGCGCGGCCAGCCTGACCAATGCCTTCACCGAACTGAAAGGCATGTTTGAAAAGCGCCACGCCGATCTCAAGGTCAATGTGAACTTTGCCGCGTCCAACCCCCTGCTCAAGCAGATTCAGGAAGGCGCGCCCGTGGACGTCTTCGCGTCCGCCGACCAGGCCACCATGGACAAAGCCGTGGCCGCCAAGGTCGTTAACCCCGCCACGCGCGTGAACTTTGCCGAAAATGATCTGGTTCTTATTGTCCCTGCGGGCAGCAAGAAGCCTCCCAAGCTTGACGACCTCAAGAAGTTCAAGAAGATCGCCATCGGCAATCCCGACTCTGTGCCCGTGGGCCGCTACACCAGGGACGCCCTTGGCAACGCCAAGTTGTGGGAAGCCGTGCAGCCAGCCCTTATTCAGGGCAACAGCGTGCGTCAGGTGCTGGACTACGTGGCCCGGGGCGAAGTGGACGCGGGTTTTGTGTACGCCACCGACGCCAAGCAGATGGCTGACAAGGTGGACGTGGTGATGGTTGTGGGCGGACACGAACCCGTGACCTATCCCATTGCCGTTGCCCTCACCGGCTCCAACCCCAAGATGGGTCAGGCATTCGTCGATTTCGTGCTCTCGCCCGAAGGGCAGGCGGTTCTGGCCAAGTACGGTTTTTCCAAGCCGTAG
- a CDS encoding TOBE domain-containing protein yields the protein MEKNKNREEMAALLRTLSSADRAWLRQRLMRRDSTALLQDTGRISPRELLAVETWLWEKANVARGPREKRPRLRMWLIFMLLRYAALRLVEIFNLKPAHLDLQEGIIHVPDSDGTPGREVPLPLTVSRRLRRVLEDPALFPESQDLMRCDASYVRRCLQQCGAACGLPKGLLSARALRHSRALELGRQGLPLPVVDIFLGRRAAPGQNSIVRCDPQEARRLLREQLQRERPMKTSARNVFQGRITSLRQTGILVEVVLRTAGGLRIVSLITDESCRTLALTEGKLVNASVKAPWVLVSPGELPKNSPPPAENCFLGVIEKVREDQMVAEVVVALPEGSLVCAIQSCCLESSDAFKVGQKATVLFKSFSVILNLD from the coding sequence ATGGAAAAAAATAAAAACCGTGAGGAAATGGCCGCGCTGCTGCGCACCCTCTCTTCCGCAGACCGGGCATGGCTGCGCCAGCGTCTCATGCGCCGCGATTCCACTGCGCTGTTGCAGGACACCGGACGCATAAGCCCGCGCGAACTGCTGGCCGTGGAAACGTGGCTGTGGGAAAAGGCCAATGTGGCCCGTGGCCCGCGCGAAAAACGCCCTCGCCTGCGCATGTGGCTCATTTTTATGCTTTTGCGCTATGCCGCATTGCGCCTTGTGGAAATTTTCAATCTCAAGCCTGCCCATCTGGATCTTCAGGAAGGCATCATCCACGTGCCGGATAGCGACGGAACCCCGGGACGCGAGGTTCCCCTGCCGTTGACCGTAAGCCGCCGCCTGCGCCGCGTGCTGGAAGACCCCGCGCTCTTTCCTGAAAGTCAGGATCTCATGCGCTGCGACGCCAGCTACGTGCGGCGCTGCCTGCAACAGTGCGGGGCCGCCTGCGGCCTGCCCAAGGGGCTTTTAAGCGCCCGCGCCCTGCGCCACAGCCGCGCGCTTGAACTGGGACGTCAGGGCCTGCCCCTGCCTGTGGTGGACATCTTTTTGGGACGCCGCGCCGCTCCGGGACAAAACAGCATCGTGCGCTGCGACCCGCAGGAGGCCCGCCGCCTTCTGCGCGAACAACTGCAAAGGGAGCGCCCCATGAAAACCAGCGCCAGAAACGTCTTTCAGGGGCGCATTACCTCACTGCGACAGACCGGCATCTTGGTGGAAGTGGTGCTGCGCACTGCCGGCGGCCTGCGCATCGTCTCGCTTATCACGGACGAAAGCTGCCGCACCCTGGCCCTGACCGAGGGCAAACTGGTCAACGCCAGCGTCAAGGCCCCATGGGTCCTTGTGTCGCCGGGTGAACTGCCAAAAAACTCCCCGCCTCCGGCGGAAAACTGCTTTCTCGGCGTGATTGAAAAGGTACGCGAGGATCAGATGGTGGCAGAGGTTGTGGTGGCCCTGCCCGAGGGCAGCCTTGTGTGCGCCATACAAAGCTGCTGCCTTGAATCTTCCGACGCGTTCAAGGTGGGACAAAAAGCCACCGTGCTGTTCAAATCTTTTTCTGTCATTCTGAATCTGGATTAG
- a CDS encoding TIGR01212 family radical SAM protein, with the protein MLRWHTLAVYFRRKYGTRVQKIPLDAGASCPNRDGSLSRRGCTFCNASGSGSGLGGRGFSLDSQWLAWLEKYRTTDADRAFMAYLQSYSNTYGSPERLQLLLQQVAALPGCLGVAVGTRPDCLDQRKLDMLAACGAFVSVTRGGAEHYTRNADGDNGQKSGLAEVWLELGLQSMHDATLRRINRGHDAACSEWAVRAAAARGLAVCGHLMAGLPGEDEKAFLQSLDWALSLPLRGLKIHNVYVPLGTALARQYEEGGYKPLARDEYVDLLCAALPRIPSTIIMHRVQSDPAPGELLAPAWAAEKRGVITDLRRAMTARDLWQGKAADVPEARPEWYGG; encoded by the coding sequence ATGCTGCGCTGGCATACTCTGGCCGTGTATTTTCGCCGCAAATACGGCACACGGGTGCAAAAAATTCCACTTGACGCAGGAGCCTCCTGCCCCAACCGCGATGGTTCGCTCTCGCGTCGCGGCTGCACGTTCTGCAATGCTTCCGGTTCCGGTTCCGGCCTTGGCGGGCGCGGCTTTTCCCTGGACAGCCAATGGCTGGCCTGGCTTGAAAAGTACCGTACAACCGATGCAGACAGGGCCTTTATGGCCTATCTTCAGTCCTATTCCAATACCTACGGTTCGCCAGAACGCTTGCAACTTCTGCTCCAACAGGTAGCGGCTCTGCCCGGCTGCCTTGGCGTGGCCGTGGGCACGCGGCCGGACTGTCTTGACCAGCGCAAGCTGGACATGCTGGCCGCATGCGGCGCATTTGTCAGCGTCACCAGAGGTGGTGCAGAGCACTATACGCGAAATGCTGACGGAGACAATGGGCAGAAAAGCGGCCTTGCCGAGGTGTGGCTGGAGCTTGGTCTGCAAAGCATGCATGACGCCACGCTCAGGCGCATAAACCGTGGGCACGACGCCGCCTGTTCCGAGTGGGCCGTGCGCGCGGCGGCCGCGCGGGGCCTTGCGGTGTGCGGGCATCTCATGGCCGGACTGCCGGGCGAGGATGAAAAAGCCTTTTTGCAAAGCCTTGACTGGGCGCTCTCGCTGCCGCTGCGTGGGCTGAAAATACACAATGTCTACGTGCCCCTGGGCACGGCCCTGGCCCGTCAGTATGAGGAGGGCGGCTACAAGCCCCTGGCCCGCGACGAATATGTGGACCTGCTTTGCGCGGCCCTGCCGCGCATACCCTCGACCATAATCATGCACCGGGTGCAGAGCGACCCGGCCCCCGGCGAACTGCTGGCCCCGGCCTGGGCGGCGGAAAAGCGCGGCGTCATTACCGATCTTCGCCGGGCCATGACAGCGCGCGATCTTTGGCAGGGCAAGGCGGCGGACGTGCCGGAGGCGCGGCCGGAATGGTACGGCGGTTGA